One segment of Erigeron canadensis isolate Cc75 chromosome 2, C_canadensis_v1, whole genome shotgun sequence DNA contains the following:
- the LOC122590131 gene encoding probable carboxylesterase 120, with product MSSNDSMYVIVNPDGTYTRPEIFPACLPTPDHNSDTPVLSKDVTINDVNKTGVRIHIPKKTITSSGSQVEKLPLIVYYHGGGFVIMSPSTKVVHDFCDELAARLCAVVVSVDYRLAPEHRLPAAYEDGVEALHWVKSSQDPWLTKFADLSNCYLMGTSAGANLAGHAGLRSSKEIHELEPIRIKGVIFHNVFVGGEDRTESDIRLANAELFTLPTSDMFWHLCLPVDASRDHEYSNPMMGGGPDGLDRAKELGWTVMMVIRNDDLMYDRQVAFAKSLELKGIETKYFYGDGEHGIEYFDKDKAKELFEAISSFISSINLNT from the coding sequence atGTCAAGCAATGACTCAATGTACGTAATAGTCAATCCCGATGGTACATACACTCGGCCAGAAATCTTCCCGGCCTGTCTTCCCACACCTGACCACAACTCGGACACCCCGGTGCTCAGCAAAGATGTAACGATCAACGATGTTAACAAAACCGGGGTTCGAATTCATATCCccaaaaaaacaataacaagCTCTGGATCTCAAGTAGAAAAGCTTCCTCTCATCGTTTACTACCATGGTGGTGGCTTTGTTATCATGAGTCCATCTACAAAAGTCGTGCACGACTTTTGTGATGAACTGGCAGCACGGCTATGTGCTGTGGTGGTGTCAGTCGATTACAGACTGGCACCTGAACACCGTCTTCCTGCAGCATATGAAGACGGTGTAGAGGCTTTACATTGGGTAAAGTCAAGCCAAGATCCATGGCTAACAAAATTTGCTGATTTATCTAATTGTTACTTAATGGGTACTAGTGCTGGTGCAAACCTAGCGGGCCATGCAGGGTTACGTTCATCTAAAGAAATTCATGAGCTCGAGCCCATACGAATAAAAGGGGTAATATTTCACAATGTGTTTGTAGGAGGTGAGGATCGAACTGAATCAGATATCCGGCTTGCTAATGCCGAGCTTTTTACTCTACCAACAAGTGATATGTTTTGGCATTTGTGTCTCCCTGTTGATGCGAGTCGTGACCATGAGTATTCTAACCCGATGATGGGTGGTGGCCCGGATGGTTTGGACCGGGCCAAGGAATTGGGTTGGACAGTGATGATGGTTATTCGTAATGATGATTTAATGTATGATCGTCAAGTAGCGTTTGCGAAGTCTTTGGAGTTGAAAGGTATAGAGACTAAGTATTTCTATGGAGATGGGGAACATGGGATTGAATATTTTGACAAAGATAAAGCCAAAGAGTTGTTTGAGGCCATATCAAGTTTCATATCTTCTATTAATCTCAATACATAA
- the LOC122588044 gene encoding probable carboxylesterase 120: MSNNQLVANEDSAVPYVIVNPDGTYTRPIIFPTCPATPNQHSDIPVLSKDVTINAINKTGARIHIRNDIITSPKCQVKKLPVFFYYHGGGFVVGSSCTKFVHDFCDQLAAQLSVVVVSVDFRPAPEHRLPAAYEDGVEVLHWVKSTQDPWLTKFADLLNCYIMGTSAGANLAYHAGLRASIQVDDLEPLKIKGLILHHLFIGGMERTDSEIRLASAKTLNLSTSDLFWDFCLPVGANRDHEYSNLILGNGLDRIKEVGWGVMMPIRYGDLMSDRQIGFAKTMELKGIKTKCFYGEGEHGVEYFDKAKAKELLDEISSFMSSI; encoded by the coding sequence ATGTCCAATAATCAATTAGTGGCCAATGAGGATTCAGCAGTACCTTATGTTATAGTCAATCCTGATGGTACATACACTCGTCcaatcatcttcccaacctGTCCAGCCACACCCAATCAACATTCGGACATCCCTGTGCTCAGCAAAGATGTAACCATCAACGCTATCAACAAAACCGGGGCTCGAATTCATATCCGGAACGATATAATAACGAGCCCCAAATGTCAAGTCAAAAAGCTCCCTGTGTTTTTTTACTATCATGGTGGGGGCTTTGTTGTAGGAAGTTCATGTACAAAATTCGTGCACGACTTTTGTGATCAACTAGCAGCACAATTGTCTGTTGTGGTGGTGTCAGTCGATTTCAGACCGGCACCTGAACACCGTCTTCCAGCTGCTTATGAAGACGGTGTTGAGGTATTGCATTGGGTTAAGTCAACCCAAGATCCATGGTTAACTAAATTTGCTGATTTGTTAAATTGTTACATAATGGGCACCAGTGCAGGTGCAAACCTTGCTTATCACGCAGGATTACGTGCATCCATACAAGTAGATGATCTTGAGCCCTTGAAAATTAAAGGGTTGATTTTACACCATTTGTTTATAGGAGGGATGGAGCGGACGGATTCAGAAATTCGATTGGCTAGCGCCAAGACTTTGAATTTATCAACAAGCGATTTGTTTTGGGATTTTTGTTTGCCTGTTGGTGCAAATCGTGACCATGAGTATAGCAACCTGATTTTGGGTAACGGGCTGGATCGAATCAAGGAAGTGGGTTGGGGGGTGATGATGCCAATTCGATATGGTGATTTGATGAGTGATCGTCAAATTGGGTTTGCAAAGACTATGGAATTGAAGGGTATTAAGACAAAGTGTTTCTATGGAGAAGGGGAACATGGAGTTGAATATTTTGACAAAGCTAAAGCCAAAGAATTGCTAGATGAGATTTCAAGTTTCATGTCTAGCATttaa